One Alnus glutinosa chromosome 3, dhAlnGlut1.1, whole genome shotgun sequence genomic region harbors:
- the LOC133864243 gene encoding jasmonate-induced oxygenase 2-like, whose product MNSSRDWPEPIVRVQSLSESEIPVIPDRYIKPPSDRPSYNSDIVDAGDDDNDNIPIIDLQGLNGDDETLRATILTQISEACKHWGFFQVLNHGVSTQLLDRAQDVWREFFHLPMEIKQAFANSPKTYEGYGSRLGVQKGAILDWSDYYFLHYLPLSLKDYNKWPCLPDYCRDVIDEYGKELVKLCGRIMKLLSINLGLAEDVLQNAFGGENIGACLRVNFYPKCPQPELALGLSSHSDPGGMTLLLPDAQVPGLQVRKDNKWITVKPARHAFIVNIGDQIQVLSNAIYKSVEHRVIVNSTKERVSLAFFYNPKSDIPIEPVKELVAPEKPALYQPMTFDEYRLFIRLRGPCGKSQVESLKSP is encoded by the exons ATGAACAGCTCGAGAGATTGGCCCGAGCCAATAGTTCGCGTCCAATCCTTGTCCGAGAGCGAGATACCCGTGATTCCTGACCGATACATCAAGCCGCCAAGTGATAGGCCGTCCTATAACTCGGATATTGTGGATGCTGGCgatgatgataatgataatATCCCAATCATCGATCTTCAAGGCTTAAATGGCGACGACGAGACTCTCCGGGCCACCATACTTACTCAAATATCCGAGGCTTGTAAACACTGGGGTTTCTTCCAAGTTCTCAACCATGGAGTTAGTACCCAACTTCTGGACCGCGCCCAGGATGTTTGGCGCGAATTTTTTCACTTGCCAATGGAGATTAAGCAAGCTTTTGCTAACTCACCAAAAACTTATGAAGGCTATGGCAGCCGCCTAGGAGTTCAAAAGGGTGCCATTCTTGATTGGAGCGACTATTATTTCCTTCATTACCTTCCATTATCGTTAAAGGATTACAACAAATGGCCTTGCCTCCCCGATTATTGCAG GGATGTGATCGACGAGTATGGGAAAGAATTAGTGAAGCTTTGTGGGAGGATAATGAAACTTCTGTCAATAAACCTGGGGTTGGCAGAGGATGTTCTTCAAAATGCATTTGGCGGCGAAAATATTGGGGCCTGCCTGAGGGTGAACTTTTATCCCAAGTGTCCGCAGCCGGAGCTGGCTCTTGGTTTGTCATCACACTCGGATCCCGGCGGCATGACACTGCTCCTTCCCGATGCCCAAGTCCCCGGTCTTCAAGTCCGTAAAGACAACAAGTGGATCACCGTCAAACCGGCTCGTCACGCTTTTATTGTCAATATTGGCGATCAAATTCAG GTTCTAAGCAATGCAATTTACAAAAGCGTGGAGCACAGAGTGATTGTAAATTCAACCAAAGAGCGCGTCTCCCTCGCCTTCTTCTACAACCCAAAGAGCGACATCCCCATTGAGCCGGTGAAGGAGCTTGTGGCGCCGGAAAAGCCTGCTCTGTACCAACCGATGACGTTCGATGAATACAGGCTTTTCATAAGATTGAGGGGTCCTTGTGGCAAATCCCAAGTGGAGTCACTCAAATCTCCATAA